The following coding sequences are from one Pseudopipra pipra isolate bDixPip1 chromosome 16, bDixPip1.hap1, whole genome shotgun sequence window:
- the LITAF gene encoding lipopolysaccharide-induced tumor necrosis factor-alpha factor isoform X3, producing the protein MSAPSVNPVPSAPPSYEETVGINMNYPHPYPVPGPGVKPDMKGMNPPPYMGQPPPANNPIRVQTVYVQQPVVFYDRPVQMCCPSCNQMIVTRLSYEAGALTWLSCGGLCLLGCIGGCCLFPFCINALKDVDHTCPNCNTLLGAYKRF; encoded by the exons ATGTCTGCTCCGAGTGTCAACCCTGTCCCATCTGCACCACCTTCTTATGAGGAAACTGTAGGAATCAATATGAACTACCCTCACCCTTATCCTGTTCCTGGCCCTGGAGTGAAGCCAGATATGAAGGGAATGAACCCTCCCCCATACATGGGACAGCCTCCACCAGCAAATAACCCCA TTAGAGTTCAGACGGTGTATGTGCAGCAACCAGTGGTGTTTTATGACCGCCCAGTTCAGATGTGCTGCCCCTCCTGTAACCAGATGATAGTGACACGTCTCTCCTACGAGGCAGGAGCTCTGACTTGGCTGTCCTGTGGTGGCCTCTGCCTGCTGGG gtGTATAGGAGGCTGCTGCTTGTTTCCATTCTGCATTAATGCTCTCAAGGACGTGGATCACACCTGTCCGAACTGCAATACTCTTCTTGGTGCTTACAAACGTTTCTAG
- the LITAF gene encoding lipopolysaccharide-induced tumor necrosis factor-alpha factor isoform X1, whose protein sequence is MAIGVRRLPAEDTMSAPSVNPVPSAPPSYEETVGINMNYPHPYPVPGPGVKPDMKGMNPPPYMGQPPPANNPIRVQTVYVQQPVVFYDRPVQMCCPSCNQMIVTRLSYEAGALTWLSCGGLCLLGCIGGCCLFPFCINALKDVDHTCPNCNTLLGAYKRF, encoded by the exons ATACCATGTCTGCTCCGAGTGTCAACCCTGTCCCATCTGCACCACCTTCTTATGAGGAAACTGTAGGAATCAATATGAACTACCCTCACCCTTATCCTGTTCCTGGCCCTGGAGTGAAGCCAGATATGAAGGGAATGAACCCTCCCCCATACATGGGACAGCCTCCACCAGCAAATAACCCCA TTAGAGTTCAGACGGTGTATGTGCAGCAACCAGTGGTGTTTTATGACCGCCCAGTTCAGATGTGCTGCCCCTCCTGTAACCAGATGATAGTGACACGTCTCTCCTACGAGGCAGGAGCTCTGACTTGGCTGTCCTGTGGTGGCCTCTGCCTGCTGGG gtGTATAGGAGGCTGCTGCTTGTTTCCATTCTGCATTAATGCTCTCAAGGACGTGGATCACACCTGTCCGAACTGCAATACTCTTCTTGGTGCTTACAAACGTTTCTAG
- the LITAF gene encoding lipopolysaccharide-induced tumor necrosis factor-alpha factor isoform X2: MKKNTMSAPSVNPVPSAPPSYEETVGINMNYPHPYPVPGPGVKPDMKGMNPPPYMGQPPPANNPIRVQTVYVQQPVVFYDRPVQMCCPSCNQMIVTRLSYEAGALTWLSCGGLCLLGCIGGCCLFPFCINALKDVDHTCPNCNTLLGAYKRF; encoded by the exons ATACCATGTCTGCTCCGAGTGTCAACCCTGTCCCATCTGCACCACCTTCTTATGAGGAAACTGTAGGAATCAATATGAACTACCCTCACCCTTATCCTGTTCCTGGCCCTGGAGTGAAGCCAGATATGAAGGGAATGAACCCTCCCCCATACATGGGACAGCCTCCACCAGCAAATAACCCCA TTAGAGTTCAGACGGTGTATGTGCAGCAACCAGTGGTGTTTTATGACCGCCCAGTTCAGATGTGCTGCCCCTCCTGTAACCAGATGATAGTGACACGTCTCTCCTACGAGGCAGGAGCTCTGACTTGGCTGTCCTGTGGTGGCCTCTGCCTGCTGGG gtGTATAGGAGGCTGCTGCTTGTTTCCATTCTGCATTAATGCTCTCAAGGACGTGGATCACACCTGTCCGAACTGCAATACTCTTCTTGGTGCTTACAAACGTTTCTAG